Genomic window (Deinococcus cellulosilyticus NBRC 106333 = KACC 11606):
ATTTGCAGAGTGACCTGCCCTGACGGATCATCACAACGGGGTGGACAGCGGATGGCTGAACACATGGCATCTGATGTTCATGGCATCTGCTGGAATGTGTCAGGAGCCCTGGCATTGACGGATGAGGTGCAGAATGCAGAGGGTTCCCTGTAAACTGTTCATCATCTGATTTCTATTCCAGTGGAGGAGGCCTTGGAGCATGAAAGCGAAAAAGTTTGTATCAAAACGAAAAAATAAAATTCTGTGGGTGATCCTGGGGCTCGCTCTTGTGGTGTTTTTGATCCCGCCTGCCAGCATTTTGCGCACCATCATCTACCTGCCTGAGGCCAGCTTTCCCTACAGGCAGCAACACATTGGGTCGAATCATAGTTACCATTTTAAAAATCCTTTGATTTCCAAGACTTTGATTATTCTACAGAAGCGCAGTATGAACAATTGGCAGCTGATTGTGTTGAATCCGGAATTCAGTCCCAAAGCCCTGGGGTGCTTCTCAGATGGATGGTGCAACAGTCTGGTGGGACGTGTTCTGGTGCGGACCTCACCGGACAAGACAGGCCTGAGTCTTGATGGTCCTGCATCTTCCTGGAATCCCGAAAAATGAGGCCTGTCTCCAGGATTTGACGTCCTCTTGGCACCCAGTGTGCTCCCTGGAGGTGCTTTCCCTGGTTGAATTGCAGACCCGGAAGCAAAACACCCTGAACTCAGGGGTTCAGGGTGTTGAACACTTCAGAGGATGGTCGGGTTTCAGGGAAGGAGCACCAGTTTTCCCCTCACATGTCCTTTCTCCATGACCCGGTGTGCTTTTGCAGCATCTTTCAGGGGGAAAGCCTCCTGAATGTGGACTTTCAACTGGCCCTTCTCGTAAAACTGCACCAGTTGCTCCAGACGTTCCAGGGAACGTTCCGATCCCACCCAGGCAATGCCAAGTTGTCTTGCCAGCGGATGAAAGGCCAGTGTTCGGATGCGTTCGGGGTTCTTTGTCACCTTCAAGGAAACCCTCAGTGCCTCTTCGTTGCCGACAGCAACAAGTGAAGCTGTCACCCCCTGTGGGGCGAGTTCCAGCACCCTTTCCGCCAGACCTTCTCCGTGGCTCACGGGTTCTGTCCCCAGGCTTTGCAGGTATGCGTGGTTGCCAGGACTTGCTGTGCCAATCACCCTGGCCCCTCTGGCTTTTGCCAGTTGCACTGCAAAACTTCCCACCCCTCCTGCAGCGGCATGGACCAAGAGCACATCTTCTGGCCCCACCTGCAAAGCGTCCAGGGCGGTGAGGGCGGTCTGACCAGAAGCGGTCAGGGCTCCTGCCTCTTCCCAGGGCATCTGGGGGGGTTTGTGGGTGAGGGTGGCTTCTGAAACCAGCACATGCTCGGCGTAGGCGGCAAGAACCACCCATCCCAGCACAGCATCTCCAGACTTGAATCGGGTGACCTCATCTCCAATTTTTTCGACTGTGCCAGCAAACTCGTTGCCGATCTTCTGGGGAAATGAGGCTGGATAACGTTCGGCCATCAGGCCCTTGCGAAACTGCACGTCAAAAGGTTGCACCCCTGCCGCCCTGATCCTCACCAGAACCTGATTCGCAGAGGGTTCTGGAACAGGAAATGTGTGCAATTGAAGGACAT
Coding sequences:
- a CDS encoding NADP-dependent oxidoreductase yields the protein MTSHAIVFHVYGDPDVLQLHTFPVPEPSANQVLVRIRAAGVQPFDVQFRKGLMAERYPASFPQKIGNEFAGTVEKIGDEVTRFKSGDAVLGWVVLAAYAEHVLVSEATLTHKPPQMPWEEAGALTASGQTALTALDALQVGPEDVLLVHAAAGGVGSFAVQLAKARGARVIGTASPGNHAYLQSLGTEPVSHGEGLAERVLELAPQGVTASLVAVGNEEALRVSLKVTKNPERIRTLAFHPLARQLGIAWVGSERSLERLEQLVQFYEKGQLKVHIQEAFPLKDAAKAHRVMEKGHVRGKLVLLP